ttaaaaaCAGTGTGAAACTATTGAACTTATGTTTTctcataattgttttttctgcCAGTGGTACAGCGTTACTAACCATAACCGAGggatttaagattttatacacataaattattataattatttgttcctaattttaaattatcctgATAAGTCTTTGGCACCACGTAAAAAATTGCgtgttattttttctaaatctaataattatatattattagatgtacgtaaatctaatttttatgaatgtattaatttttccaTAACGTTTACTTCAGAATGGCATGTCCAGAAGGAATGCGATTTCTTCAGAgaactgaaattaaatatcaatatgaGCCCGATAAAAATGGTGCAAAATGTGGGATCATTATTAACACTCCGAGCATTGTTGCAAAGAGACAACAAATCCTGGGATAATTTTATGAAGCTAGAAACTCATTTAGATCAACGAAGGAACAGCAGTGTATGGGAATATTATCAAAGTACCGTTAATGTAAGGatttttaaaaagcttgatatattatttagaaatagtAGCATTATACGTAGTTTCTTTATTTGGTAGATAGATTACCATCGtcgtatttttgtatatagctgggggcaaatgggcaggaggctagACTGCGATGCCAAAGGGACCGCAAGTGTGTtgcgaccttttaagaattagtacgctcttttcgtGAATGACCCTCTGACTGACCTTTTCGtgaaagtcgaattggttaaAAACATAGAATCATAGCCCAGCTAAAAATGTACAAATAATCTTGCTACTATTGTTGTATCATGGTGATGAGAAAGTcaaggaaaaatattaataataatggtaTCGATTTGCCTTcagtttttaatatgaattagaaaaataatatttgtttttcattaattttaatctctTCTTTTGTTAACTAAAGACGGCGACCGCCGACCTACTAGTTGAATGACTATGTCTCGTAGCATTTTGTGTTAGTTTATAAGCACCTGATTTTAGATTGAgtatatttacagtttataagCGAGTTGAAACTTCTTAATGACGATGAAGACAAGAATTTAGTACAGAAAGTGTGTGCCGCAATCGACGTAAACAGTTTTGAAGTACGTGGTCCTCCGATCCCAGCTCTAGGATATGCGGAGACTCTCAGAGGGGTGTACCTCCAGGCAGCACTCATGGCCCATCATTGTACAGGCAATACCATAATCTCAATAAACGATAATAATGCTTTAATGTGCCATGCAAGTAAAGATATTAAGAAGGGGgaggttatatattataactatacgGATCCGCTAAAGGTATGCTATCGTTAAGTAATATTGTTAAGATATGGGAATTTGTTGTTTAGATGGCTTTTTACGTTTTGTCAATTATTAAAGTGAAAGCTTTTTTAGCATCGTTGTGATTTGAAAGTCCATGAAACCAAAAAGCGCTTAAAAGAGACAGacatataaattcataagatttaaCGTGGCAGAAAATGAGAAGGAAGCATTATATAGTGTGTAAACCTTAAATTAGtgcttatttaattaatttctgaattaaaaaatacatagataTGCAACTAAATAAGAGATTAATTTGattcaattaatgaaatttattacttCTATTCACATTTTATGaactataaaaactttttaatatgaaaacttCTTACTACACTAATTTAAATGTACACAATGTTTAATAATGCGACATGTTCTCCGTctcttttaacttaaaaataaatattcataattgaaataaaaatttattgaaagaaaaatctaatttacatattattaattataaaaactttttaaaataattgtattttatatcgagacttaaaaaatacctgCTATGTtagaaaataagttttataagaAGATAGGTCAACTAAATAtgtcatgtatttattaatttctatgcCATGTAGTGCTCTACGCGGCAACAATTTGAAAGATTCTACCAAAATGATTAgtctattataaattttctcaACATTGTTCAACTTCAGGGCACTGCATTACGCCAAGAACACTTATTAATGggcaaatattttcaatgcACTTGTGAACGGTGTTTGGATGCAACGGAGCTTGGCACACACATGAGCTCCGCCCTTTGTCCTGCTTGTAAGACTGGTTTTATAACAAAGTCAGGCGAAAAGTGGCAGTGCCATCACTGTAAGGAAGAAACTGACGACTCAGTTATAGGTTTTAAAGTCAAGTGCTGTCAGAATAAACTTGATGTAAtaagtatgtatattgtatcttAAAATTTTGCTATCTCCGCGGTTGATCTATATGATAAATGTTAACGAAAGATAAATCTTAGCGTAAAATTGAAAGTCGAATTATCGCGCGATGGATGCGCATGAACTCACGCATAACAAAATCCATTATGTTTTTGGCATAGGGCATTAAACTaactattttacaatttttttgagGCTCACAGCTACACTTccacaccaacttcctttTTTTCGGTTACGGAAATTATGGTTTTTGTGCAAGccaaacaaaaatgttaatttgcCTGAAGCGTAGACGAAGTATCAGCATAAATTTCGCGCTTCGgcttctatattattaaaaggcataaacatattaatatatagcaATAACGTAACATTATTTGCCTTGAAGATTCATTAAAGATAATTTAGAAGCGCAACACAGTAAGAGCTGGCAATTATGGCTCTTGCACggaataaatttgtttatcgCAAAGCTGCTTTATACGTAATTTCAGATAAAAAGGACGAAAAAGAACTCGAAGAGTATATAAGGAACGTATCCTTAGTGTTGGCTCCTAATCACTATCTACTGATAGACGCAAAACAACGACTCGCTGGTGTTCTAAGGGATGCTATAAATAGAGAGCCGAGACCCACAAAGAAAATGATGCGTCGCAAACTGAATTTATGTGACGAATTACTACCAGTGCTTGAAGTTCTGAGTCCTGGTATAAGCAGAACAAaaggtatgtatttaaaatacatagagACAGTGTTGGTTTGaatataggtttttttttaaataaatcaaaagtaaactagatatttttattcctgttttatagtttatcaatgtttgcatttttttaacatttatatcttATACTTTCCAGCGATCACTATGTATGAGCTGCATTTGGCAATAGTCCAATTAGCCAAAAAAGAATTTGACAGCCGTGAGATTACTGGCCctaaatatttagtaagtaACATTTGAAGCAATTATGAaacattcattttataataaaaaagtatttaaactaagaattataataataataaattttgtaatttgaaatGACTAACGTATTGGTTAATGTATAAAACTAGCAAAAGATTCTTGGTGTAATTCAAATATCTGATCAAAAGCTTAgagatcatttaaataattctattgACGTTTATGAATGTGTGTTACCACAATACTAGTATTGTATTAATTGGTATAGTAATAACAATACATCGTTGACACTAATAGTCTTAAGGTCGAACTGATACTTCATGAATTGCTTTAGTTTGCTAAAATTGATGATTTACAGGACGAGCTTCTTAACGCTGAGAAACATCTAAAGCGGTCGattgaaatgttattaattgaaCCTGGGAACTCGCCTGAAGGAGAGCTTTGTGCAAAGGCTTTAGAACAATACAGAATGTTGAAGGGAACCATGGCAACCATATTAGACGGTATTCACGAAGAAGGAAAAGTTTATGTGACTGAAATTGACGAAGAGAGATTAAATGACGTAGACTAAAATGTTTACcgtttgttaaataatttatatttacaattatgttgtttcaattaaaactattttgcaGACTTGTCAGTTACTAAATCTCTTTGTCTTTGAAATTGTGAGCAAACAATTCTAAACATATTTAGTATCGTACTCTAATAATGCATTAatctaacataatattatggtGGCCCCACATTGACCCTATGAGCAGACACACTTAGCAAGGGAATATCAAATAAGTTGATTAAAGTTAAAATCTCctcaaaaatatcaaagatttTACAGAAAACTTGACACGTTCAtctttttgaagaaaaaaaaactaacgtAGAATCGTAAACAGCTGTGGTTTTTGTTCTAGACTCGATTCCGATATACTACGTGTTATGTTGTAATTCTATAACCAGCATTTACAGATTTAATGATTTATGGATTGCCGcgcaatttgaatttaaataaataatctggaAGCCCTCttcattgttttttgtttttgtgaaatgGATAAACTAATATACGTACAAATTTCTGAATATGACTTCATTATACTGCTGTGCAAACAACACGAAATTTCATTGATGTTTTCGGTTCTAACAATGCTCGCATAACCACGGCCCATCATCAGTTCAATCGTTTAAAACTGGATGTTTGGAGTTAAAGTAAGAGCGTCTCGGCCGGTCGGTTGTTGACAATAAGGAATTGAAGGCGAAAGTGGAAACGGATTGGAATTTAGCAACCAACAGCAAGACTAACGCGTCGAAGCATACAAAGGACTCCAGAATCGGTAGAGAAATCCAGAATGAAAAATGGATCCTGTACGACAACGCTTACGTGTTAATCAGTTAATCTTACAATCTTGTAAGCTTGTTCGACTGCTAGgtgtataaataatgtatttacagATGCAGAAGTAATGAAAAATCAATTATCTAATCTTAGCTCAGATAATTGTGGACAGTTAGTGGCGCTAAACtgttaaataatgaaacgAGTAAAAAAGTGCAGTGTGTTTGTTCCAGTAAATAAAAAGCGAAGGGTGAGATttagacaaaatatatagGTAGGTAATCACCTAACTTTATTACCGGTAGGTTATACCGTTCATACACAATACCACAATATTAGTGATTGTATTAATAAGGAGTACAACACCATCTTTATACCTAAGATAGTCTTTCATACGCAGTGCAAATCGTTTAGTGATTGAGCGATAGCgggaatttataaaattagacAAAGATTGTATGACCTTTACGCTATAAAGTCATACCATCATAATGAAGAACTAACTCTTTATGTtcgaaattatttaagaaagttTGGTACGCGACCAAGtctttaaatatcaaaaacaagaaaaagcaataaaattaaaatgtattagaagATAATTGATAGTGAAACTGGAATTCGACCTtgttctatccccgaccctgtttcttctgcatatcaatgacatgttgcaacttagcaacattcattgctatgcggacgacagcactggggatactctttacactggctgggcaggtatttctcgggcagttgtcgatgagtaccggaacaaacttgtgtctgaagtcgaaactctactacgtggagtctcggactggggtagactaaacctagtcctaTTTAAggccaagaagacacaagtttgcgcgttttcctgaaaaaaataccctttgtcgctactccttttttcgaaaacactcttcttgaagccacagccagcatcggaatacttggcggaatactcagtttcgcggtcatttggagggaaaggctaaattagcctccaaaaagcttggtgtgctcagcaaggctagatggtacttcactccgggccaccgcttgcaactctgtaaagcgcaaatacggccccacatggaatactgttctctcctctgggcgggggctccccagtaccagcttcttccacttgaccgtat
The genomic region above belongs to Pieris brassicae chromosome 9, ilPieBrab1.1, whole genome shotgun sequence and contains:
- the LOC123714663 gene encoding SET domain-containing protein SmydA-8-like isoform X1 codes for the protein MDIKYEVKTSDKLGRYLVAAKDIRAGEKILAEQPFVLGPSSDTSLVCFNCYLPLINKFFVCKFCAVAPICPGDGCPEGIAKWHVQKECDFFRELKLNINMSPIKMVQNVGSLLTLRALLQRDNKSWDNFMKLETHLDQRRNSSVWEYYQSTVNFISELKLLNDDEDKNLVQKVCAAIDVNSFEVRGPPIPALGYAETLRGVYLQAALMAHHCTGNTIISINDNNALMCHASKDIKKGEVIYYNYTDPLKGTALRQEHLLMGKYFQCTCERCLDATELGTHMSSALCPACKTGFITKSGEKWQCHHCKEETDDSVIGFKVKCCQNKLDVINKKDEKELEEYIRNVSLVLAPNHYLLIDAKQRLAGVLRDAINREPRPTKKMMRRKLNLCDELLPVLEVLSPGISRTKAITMYELHLAIVQLAKKEFDSREITGPKYLDELLNAEKHLKRSIEMLLIEPGNSPEGELCAKALEQYRMLKGTMATILDGIHEEGKVYVTEIDEERLNDVD
- the LOC123714663 gene encoding SET domain-containing protein SmydA-8-like isoform X2; protein product: MSPIKMVQNVGSLLTLRALLQRDNKSWDNFMKLETHLDQRRNSSVWEYYQSTVNFISELKLLNDDEDKNLVQKVCAAIDVNSFEVRGPPIPALGYAETLRGVYLQAALMAHHCTGNTIISINDNNALMCHASKDIKKGEVIYYNYTDPLKGTALRQEHLLMGKYFQCTCERCLDATELGTHMSSALCPACKTGFITKSGEKWQCHHCKEETDDSVIGFKVKCCQNKLDVINKKDEKELEEYIRNVSLVLAPNHYLLIDAKQRLAGVLRDAINREPRPTKKMMRRKLNLCDELLPVLEVLSPGISRTKAITMYELHLAIVQLAKKEFDSREITGPKYLDELLNAEKHLKRSIEMLLIEPGNSPEGELCAKALEQYRMLKGTMATILDGIHEEGKVYVTEIDEERLNDVD